A section of the Castanea sativa cultivar Marrone di Chiusa Pesio chromosome 12, ASM4071231v1 genome encodes:
- the LOC142618667 gene encoding transcription factor bHLH62: MENDFFLNPALHFEPPSASIMPTWRSLSAAMEIQIQGTEQSQDCFFSPNTDQSVHFDSALSSMVSSPAASTNNVSNDSFVIRELIGKLGNIGNSSANNSCYSTPLNSPPKQLTLPMTDHLVKENLPSLGKSMPLNSSVAEFSTDPGFAERAARFSRFGSRSFNGRTGQLGLNNAEFQKKPNILMANGNQNLPRVSSSPSLKANGSQMGAQENKNSSPLQDSQEESTISEQNPNGDSNSRKRKAASRGKKEPPSSSPSANATKVGEANDNSKAKRSKPNEDNGNENGPVKAEDETQKSSADKTNAKPPEPPKDYIHVRARRGQATDSHSLAERVRREKISERMKLLQDLVPGCNKVTGKALMLDEIINYVQSLQRQVEFLSMKLASVNTKMDASMDSLFSKDIFQSNNNLPHPIFPLDSSASAFYGQQPQQNPALHSNISNGTVTQCSVDPIDTLLCQSLSMQLLPLNGFSESVAQFPNFGEDDLQTIVQMGLGPNPSRETALQPQSFHGSNQAPHMKVEQ, from the exons ATGGAGAATGATTTTTTCCTAAACCCAGCACTGCATTTTGAACCACCATCAGCTTCAATAATGCCCACTTGGCGCTCTCTTTCAGCAGCCATGGAAATTCAAATTCAGGGGACTGAGCAATCCCAAGATTGCTTTTTTAGTCCCAACACAGATCAAAGTGTCCACTTTGATTCAGCCTTGAGTTCAATGGTGTCTTCACCTGCAGCATCAACTAACAATGTTTCTAATGACAGTTTTGTGATCAGGGAGTTGATAGGAAAGCTGGGAAACATTGGAAATAGCAGTGCCAACAATTCATGCTATAGCACTCCTTTGAATTCTCCTCCTAAGCAGCTAACCTTGCCTATGACTGATCATTTGGTAAAAGAGAACTTACCCAGTTTGGGAAAGTCTATGCCCTTGAATTCTAGTGTGGCAGAGTTCTCCACTGACCCTGGATTTGCTGAGAGAGCTGCAAGGTTTTCACGCTTTGGAAGCAGGAGTTTCAATGGTAGAACAGGCCAATTGGGACTAAACAACGCTGAATTCCAGAAGAAACCAAATATTTTGATGGCAAATGGGAATCAGAATCTCCCCAGAGTTTCTAGTAGTCCTTCTCTCAAAGCAAATGGATCTCAAATGGGTGCCCAGGAAAACAAGAATTCTTCTCCATTGCAGGATTCTCAGGAGGAATCCACCATTTCTGAGCAAAACCCAAATGGGGATTCCAATTCCAGGAAAAGAAAAGCAGCTTCCAGGGGGAAAAAGGAGCCTCCATCATCATCACCGTCTGCCAATGCTACAAAG GTGGGTGAAGCTAATGATAACTCGAAAGCAAAAAGAAGCAAGCCTAATGAGGATAATGGAAACGAAAATGGCCCTGTTAAAGCAGAGGACGAAACCCAAAAAAGTAGTGCAGACAAGACTAACGCAAAACCTCCTGAGCCTCCCAAGGACTACATTCATGTTAGAGCAAGAAGGGGTCAGGCTACTGACAGCCATAGTCTTGCCGAAAGA GTCCGAAGAGAGAAGATTAGCGAAAGGATGAAGCTTCTACAAGATCTTGTACCTGGTTGCAATAAG GTCACCGGAAAAGCACTTATGCTTGATGAAATTATAAACTATGTGCAGTCGTTGCAACGTCAAGTCGAG TTCCTTTCCATGAAATTGGCTTCTGTCAATACCAAAATGGATGCCAGCATGGATAGTCTATTTTCCAAAGAT ATATTTCAATCGAACAACAATTTGCCACACCCAATATTCCCATTAGATTCCTCGGCATCAGCTTTTTATGGTCAGCAGCCCCAGCAAAATCCAGCACTACATAGCAACATATCTAACGGGACAGTGACCCAATGCTCTGTGGACCCAATTGACACTCTACTATGCCAAAGTCTAAGCATGCAATTACTTCCACTCAATGGTTTTAGTGAGAGTGTTGCTCAA TTTCCAAATTTTGGTGAAGATGATCTGCAGACCATTGTACAAATGGGTTTGGGTCCAAATCCTAGCCGGGAAACAGCATTGCAGCCACAAAGCTTCCATG GCTCAAATCAAGCACCACACATGAAGGTTGAGCAGTGA
- the LOC142620774 gene encoding uncharacterized protein LOC142620774, with the protein MSKGKEKVGSKQFRWLPPMHTTMLTVLVEEATKGNKPSNTFKLGSFATVAKAITEQFGVECHPSYVENRMRTLRTMWTTIQTLQKKSGFGWDDSLKMITCDAKTYQEEVMAHRKHADFLNKKIELYDELAIVVGKDLATRSFAKSYVDIDTEHDNVESTEMVADNGEEGVVDKGKNVVESSTTGSTLSKSRKRGHAPPSDDSALTDLSDQLKEIAVALKEISRGPVDFNSLYSKVMAMAADGYSEDMLATAFDHLCENKKASFVAEEWVDHALSKTCEVENNLELSEKAHVDLEKRLKDTLFHLTEVEKARKNAESVLAGFEK; encoded by the exons ATGtcgaaagggaaagaaaaggtgGGTAGTAAGCAATTTCGATGGTTGCCACCAATGCACACGACGATGCTAACTGTACTTGTCGAAGAGGCCACGAAGGGCAACAAGCCCTCGAACACTTTTAAGCTCGGTTCCTTCGCTACTGTCGCTAAGGCGATAACTGAACAGTTTGGGGTCGAGTGCCACCCCTCGTATGTTGAGAATCGAATGCGTACTTTGAGGACAATGTGGACTACCATTCAAACTCTTCAAAAAAAGAGTGGGTTCGGTTGGGATGATAGCTTAAAAATGATCACGTGCGATGCGAAGACGTACCAAGAGGAAGTTATG GCGCATCGGAAGCATGCTGATTTTTTGAACAAGAAGATAGAGTTGTATGATGAGTTGGCCATTGTAGTGGGTAAGGATTTGGCCACAAGAAGCTTTGCTAAGTCATATGTTGATATTGACACAGAGCATGACAATGTAGAGAGCACTGAGATGGTGGCTGATAATGGGGAGGAGGGTGTGGTGGATAAGGGGAAGAATGTGGTAGAATCGTCCACCACTGGGTCCACACTTTCAAAGTCCCGCAAAAGAGGCCATGCACCTCCCTCTGATGATAGCGCTCTGACTGATTTGTCTGATCAGCTTAAGGAAATTGCTGTGGCCTTGAAAGAAATCAGTCGGGGGCCTGTTGATTTTAATAGTCTTTACTCTAAGGTGATGGCTATGGCGGCGGATGGGTATAGTGAAGATATGCTCGCAACCGCCTTTGACCATCTGTGTGAAAATAAGAAG GCATCCTTCGTTGCTGAAGAATGGGTGGATCATGCTCTGTCCAAGACCTGTGAGGTAGAAAATAATTTGGAGCTATCTGAGAAGGCCCACGTTGACTTAGAGAAAAGACTCAAAGACACCTTATTCCATTTAACTGAGGTAGAAAAGGCGCGCAAGAATGCTGAGTCAGTCTTGGCAGGGTTCGAGAAATAG